A segment of the Thiohalospira halophila DSM 15071 genome:
GACGGTGCTGGCGAAGACGGTGAGGGCGAAATCGTCGGTCAGATCCACCGGCACCTCCACGAAGGTCGGCTGGAGGCTGCTCACCGGCCCCAGGACCTGGCGGGCCACCTCGAAATTGGCCACCACGATATCGGCCAGGACCCGGCCGATGTAGGCCGGGATCCGCCCCGGCCGCGCCAGTCGGGGTCGATCCGGCCAGAAACGCCAGGTGATCCAGGGGATGGTCAGCCCCAGCACCGCGGCCAGGAGCAGGTGGCCG
Coding sequences within it:
- a CDS encoding Na+/H+ antiporter subunit E, which gives rise to MTRPLLPHPVLSLVLAATWLLVANTVTIGHLLLAAVLGLTIPWITWRFWPDRPRLARPGRIPAYIGRVLADIVVANFEVARQVLGPVSSLQPTFVEVPVDLTDDFALTVFASTVSLTPGTVSADVSDDRCWLLVHALHADDPAAVAEQVKARYEAPLKEIFGC